In a genomic window of Trichoderma atroviride chromosome 4, complete sequence:
- a CDS encoding uncharacterized protein (EggNog:ENOG41), which translates to MPFRSSSVKAMGSSLFSRNRRDDAPKDLTKPPGDSRRRRASLSGAERRTSVANDFRPHTEIQRPTMPPPASFGRPRSPPRRDSVSRRSVSPRSRQKMAGGDGFHNRQSRSPPRRRYSSSEIPRPHEITPQSPVPPRSRINDSHDRRDRPGYGSAAAAETPLASPQLAPQKPGWSATSREARQEARRYPPSASSNNRPQPATVRGTSPYQRPAAGAERHRSASVDGYDRKTQPAPAPLPSSPSRRPKHERRGSDSFFNKFPKTFVTYAGIRALSEHADKAKEWVEWLNNVNDAPDEIRALSARITTARDTIQQMKDCLKARPDLIEDETGQVLKLQIEDTIDRTSETLKQMTKLLASFSGAAREDNNTALGRLEGFWHSYNYKHEGEEQIKSADAELQQQLLQLGTLMSNIYARALMKPAPSSGLNTPNTPTPPLSTSKVNTIPEASKPIPRPAASIPNRPPPSPQLSPKSQGQFESIGNHPKAATNPPTPPHSEPSVEQPPSNDSHNGHPSDDFANGHEAEPDPIPNSGDILLDAAWEGDVKTVANCIRQAPPSSCDNNGLTPLHLAVERDHMAVAMFLLDHGADVHARADGGCMPLHLAARYASAATVEMLIDRGKANPNAQTTDGRTALHYAARSAEDGVTERREVIRALRDLGANPTLRNRRGELPRDVAQKRDFWDAAATLRRAEQKWEQQQQQRQQQFQQQQYQQQQQQQQQQQRNQQQEHLQQRPPKNQLKEANLRERSAKKEGSWLQRYGLRK; encoded by the exons ATGCCCTTCCGATCGAGCtccgtcaaggccatgggcTCAAGCCTCTTCTCCCGAAACCGTCGGGACGATGCACCGAAAGACTTGACGAAGCCACCGGGCGACTCAAGGCGTCGCCGGGCGTCTCTTTCGGGAGCCGAGCGGCGGACGTCGGTGGCGAACGACTTCAGGCCGCACACCGAGATTCAAAGACCGACgatgccgcctccagcttcgTTTGGGAGACCGCGAAGCCCGCCACGAAGAGACTCTGTATCCCGCCGGTCTGTGTCGCCGCGCTCTCGCCAGAAGATGGCTGGCGGAGATGGTTTCCATAACCGCCAGTCGCGATCGCCTCCGAGGCGCCGATATTCCTCTTCAGAAATCCCTCGACCACACGAAATCACGCCCCAATCGCCGGTACCGCCACGATCGCGAATAAACGACAGTCACGACAGGCGTGACCGGCCTGGATACGggagcgcagcagcagcagaaactCCTCTGGCGTCACCGCAACTGGCACCGCAGAAACCTGGATGGAGCGCTACATCGAGAGAGGCCAGGCAGGAAGCTCGACGATATCCGCCTTCGGCATCATCGAATAACAGGCCACAGCCTGCTACTGTACGGGGAACTTCTCCCTATCAGAGGCCTGCTGCAGGCGCCGAAAGACATCGCTCAGCCTCCGTAGATGGGTACGATAGGAAAACACAACCGGCGCCTGCTCCACTGCCCAGCTCACCCTCACGTCGTCCGAAGCATGAGCGTAGAGGCTCAGAtagcttcttcaacaagTTCCCCAAAACATTCGTCACCTATGCAGGAATCCGTGCGCTCTCGGAGCACgctgacaaggccaaggaatGGGTTGAGTGGCTCAACAACGTAAATGACGCTCCCGATGAGATCCGCGCACTTTCTGCGAGGATCACCACCGCGCGTGATACTATTCAGCAAATGAAGGACTGCTTGAAAGCAAGGCCCGATCTCATTGAGGATGAAACCGGACAGGTCCTAAAATTGCAAATCGAGGACACTATTGACAGAACAAGTGAGACATTAAAGCAGATGACGAAACTGCTGGCGAGCTTTTCTGGGGCTGCTAGGGAGGATAACAATACGGCTCTTGGCCGCCTGGAAGGCTTCTGGCACTCATACAACTACAAGCACGAAGGCGAAGAGCAGATTAAATCTGCAGACGCTGAattgcaacagcagctgctgcaactcGGCACTCTCATGTCCAATATCTATGC CCGTGCTCTTATGAAACCCGCGCCATCGTCAGGGCTGAACACACCAAATACGCCGACACCTCCTTTATCAACTTCCAAAGTAAATACAATACCAGAAGCCTCAAAACCGATACCGCGGCCCGCAGCGTCAATACCCAATCGAccgcctccatcgccgcaATTATCTCCCAAATCTCAAGGGCAGTTTGAGTCTATAGGAAATCATCCGAAAGCCGCCACAAATCCACCTACTCCTCCTCACTCGGAACCTTCAGTCGAGCAGCCTCCGTCTAATGATTCTCACAATGGGCATCCATCTGATGATTTTGCCAATGGGCATGAAGCAGAACCTGATCCCATCCCGAACTCAGGAGACATTTTGCTAGATGCTGCTTGGGAAGGCGATGTCAAAACCGTAGCCAACTGCATTCGTCAAGCACCACCGAGCTCATGCGATAACAACGGCCTAACACCACTACATCTTGCAGTTGAGCGCGATCATATGGCCGTTGCCATGTTTCTTCTCGATCATGGTGCCGATGTACACGCCCGTGCTGATGGTGGCTGCATGCCTCTTCATCTGGCTGCGCGTTACGCTTCTGCCGCAACGGTAGAGATGCTCATCGACCGTGGCAAGGCCAACCCCAACGCTCAAACGACGGATGGGAGGACTGCGCTGCATTATGCTGCCAGGTcagctgaagatggagttACGGAACGACGGGAAGTGATTCGCGCGTTGCGAGATTTGGGCGCCAACCCCACGCTTAGGAATCGAAGAGGTGAATTGCCCAGAGACGTAGCTCAGAAGAGAGATTTTTGGGATGCGGCTGCGACTCTGAGAAGGGCTGAGCAGAaatgggagcagcagcagcagcaacgacaGCAACAattccagcagcaacaatatcagcaacagcagcaacagcaacagcaacagcaacgaaaccaacaacaagaacATCTACAACAGCGACCACCAAAGAACCAGTTGAAAGAAGCCAACTTAAGAGAGAGAAGTgcgaaaaaagaaggcagctGGTTACAAAGATATGGACTTAGGAAATAA
- a CDS encoding uncharacterized protein (EggNog:ENOG41), with translation MTRGLERRAKPVARLLLQTARHASTISAPQIKTATEAASYMMDQFANKITKRRQLIDSNQLQQLAVMLGRPVLNGHDISRMNIPAGTPIPSAHHLVYFTPMELESQLGADGSDRTFNAPAPFTRRMWAGGHMKFDKSNPLRVGEEAEESTRLISAVAKTSRSAGEMVLVEVEKKIHGSRGLALVDTRSWVFRPTLSSNPQGGRSA, from the coding sequence ATGACGAGAGGACTAGAACGCAGAGCGAAGCCGGTGGCGCGGCTGCTCTTACAAACAGCTCGCCATGCATCAACGATATCAGCTCCCCAGATCAAAACAGCTACAGAAGCAGCGTCTTACATGATGGATCAGTTTGCAAACAAAATCACAAAACGTCGCCAGTTGATCGACTCGAATCAGCTGCAACAACTGGCGGTGATGCTCGGCCGACCAGTCCTCAACGGCCACGACATAAGCAGGATGAACATTCCTGCAGGCACACCGATTCCTTCAGCACACCACCTTGTCTATTTTACACCAATGGAGCTTGAGAGCCAGCTTGGTGCTGACGGAAGTGACCGCACATTCAATGCACCCGCCCCGTTTACAAGGAGGATGTGGGCGGGCGGGCATATGAAGTTTGATAAAAGCAATCCCTTGAGGGTTGGAGAGGAAGCGGAAGAGAGCACAAGGCTGATCAGTGCAGTGGCCAAGACGAGCAGATCCGCGGGCGAGATGGTACTCGTTgaagtagaaaagaagattcaTGGATCCAGGGGGCTGGCACTTGTCGACACACGGTCGTGGGTATTTAGGCCAACGTTGTCTTCTAATCCTCAGGGGGGGCGTAGCGCTTAG
- a CDS encoding uncharacterized protein (EggNog:ENOG41~TransMembrane:11 (o6-23i30-51o57-74i86-105o117-135i155-175o181-202i222-241o247-265i286-307o327-346i)): protein MQMGIMYLLMPVAFVILSKYPYLRRWCGPLGLALTVISLSASAFVSSIAGLIATQGALYSIGCGLLFSPISLYMDEWFVQRKSLAYGIMWSGKSSVGVAMPFLFSMLLRKFGLRATILSWAIASALLTLPTLFFLKPRIPLSTVSRARPLSFAFLRHASFWMMQFGVVVQSLGYLMPSTYVASYASAIGLSSVTGPILLAVFSTASVPGSLVHGMLGDRLSATKLVLLSSFGSALPVFLLWGLGRHLSTMVAFVILYGFFAGGFSSTWSSMTEEIKRDDRAAETSLVFGLLLGGRGLGYLISGPFSGSLLSIKDLLTEEPLGYATKYGPMILCTGITAILGAWAPLWKGARITGRATLTTCSSLFIAPSR, encoded by the coding sequence ATGCAGATGGGAATCATGTATCTGCTAATGCCCGTCGCATTCGTGATACTGAGCAAATATCCGTATCTGCGACGCTGGTGCGGTCCTCTGGGGCTCGCTCTCACCGTCATCAGTTTGTCTGCCTCTGCTTTTGTCAGCAGCATTGCAGGTTTGATCGCGACGCAAGGTGCTCTTTACTCAATTGGTTGCGGGCTTCTCTTCAGCCCCATTTCTCTTTATATGGATGAATGGTTTGTCCAACGAAAGAGTCTGGCCTACGGCATTATGTGGTCTGGCAAGTCATCGGTGGGTGTCGCCATgcctttcctcttcagcatGTTACTGCGAAAGTTTGGCCTCCGTGCAACGATCCTTTCTTGGGCTATAGCTTCCGCGCTGTTGACGTTGCcaactctcttctttctcaagCCGCGCATTCCTCTGTCTACTGTGTCTCGCGCCCGGCCACTCTCGTTTGCCTTCCTTCGCCATGCTTCATTTTGGATGATGCAGTTTGGTGTAGTCGTTCAATCACTTGGATATCTCATGCCAAGCACATATGTGGCTTCTTATGCGTCTGCTATCGGTCTATCTTCTGTTACGGGCCCTATTTTACTTGCCGTCTTCTCCACGGCTTCGGTGCCTGGGTCATTGGTCCACGGCATGCTTGGCGATAGACTATCTGCGACTAAActtgttcttctctcatctttcgGGAGTGCTCTTccagtttttcttctctgggGACTCGGCCGTCATCTCAGTACCATGGTTGCTTTCGTTATCCTGTACGGCTTTTTCGCTGGAGGATTCAGTTCCACTTGGTCCAGTATGACTGAAGAGATTAAAAGAGATGATCGAGCTGCAGAAACTTCTCTGGTATTTGGCCTACTCCTAGGCGGCAGGGGGCTGGGCTATTTAATTTCCGGGCCATTTTCTGGTTCGCTTTTGTCCATAAAGGATCTACTCACAGAGGAGCCGTTGGGATATGCGACTAAATATGGTCCTATGATTCTCTGCACCGGTATTACGGCTATTCTAGGAGCATGGGCTCCATTGTGGAAGGGTGCGAGAATTACAGGCAGAGCGACCCTCACAACTTGCTCGAGTCTGTTCATTGCCCCTTCGCGGTAA
- a CDS encoding uncharacterized protein (EggNog:ENOG41) → MASKVKDPAAIEHAKTLTNIPWCEDYEKMISGMLYNSQAPELVEGRFRARKLIHKYNSYFPDDATNDTLVAEREKILNEALGKIGSNPFIETPFNIDYGCNTSIGDNFYANFNLVILDCGMVTIGHRVLFGPFVSIFGATHETDVQSRRNGIEYGGSVTIGDDCWIGGNTTIMPGVTIGKGCTIGAGSIVTKSIPDFSVAVGSPAKVIKKVNPVPDL, encoded by the exons ATGGCCAGCAAAGTAAAGGATCCGGCTGCCATTGAGCACGCCAAGACGCTCACCAACATCCCGTGGTGTGAGGATTACGAAAAAATGATATCAGGAATGCT gtACAATTCTCAAGCCCCGGAGCTGGTCGAGGGCAGATTTCGGGCTCGGAAGCTTATCCACAAATACAACTCTTATTTCCCCGACGACGCCACCAACGACACTCTGGTTGCCGAAAGGGAGAAGATCCTCAATGAAGCGCTTGGCAAAATCGGATCAAATCCCTTCATTGAGACGCCCTTCAACATAGATTACGGGTGCAACACCTCCATCGGAGACAACTTCTACGCCAACTTCAA CCTTGTGATTCTCGATTGCGGCATGGTCACAATCGGCCACCGCGTCCTATTCGGTCCCTTCGTTTCAATATTCGGCGCCACTCACGAGACTGATGTGCAGTCGCGTCGTAACGGCATCGAGTACGGCGGCAGTGTCACTATTGGAGACGACTGCTGGATAGGTGGCAATACCACCATCATGCCGGGCGTGACGATTGGAAAGGGGTGCACAATAGGCGCTGGAAGCATTGTCACAAAGTCCATTCCAGACTTTTCGGTTGCGGTTGGATCACCGGCAAAGGTGATCAAGAAGGTCAACCCTGTTCCAGATCTATGA
- a CDS encoding uncharacterized protein (EggNog:ENOG41~SECRETED:SignalP(1-24)~CAZy:GH25) translates to MKTVACFAAAIGIFASTTSASVQGFDISHYQATVNFAKAYSDGARFVIIKATEGTTYIDPSFSDHYTQATNAGFIRGGYHFAQPASSSGAAQANYFLKNGGGWSSDGITLPGMLDLEYAPSGNSCYGLSTSAMVSWINDFITTYHAATTQYPLIYTSTSWWQLCTGNSGSFGSKSPLVVARYASSVGTLPNGWSYYTIWQNSDSAPWGGDSDVFNGDLSQLQKIARGS, encoded by the exons ATGAAGACAGTTGCTTGCTTTGCTGCCGCAAtcggcatctttgcttcTACCACAAGTGCATCCGTTCAAGGCTTCGATATATCCCACTATCAGGCTACTGTTAACTTTGCGAAAGCTTACTCTGATGGTGCCCGTTTCGTCATCATAAAG GCTACCGAAGGCACTACATACATTGATCCCAGCTTTAGCGATCACTATACTCAAGCTACAAATGCGGGCTTCATTCGAGGCGGATACCACTTCGCACAaccggcttcttcttctggtgcGGCCCAGGCCAACTATTTCCTTAAAAACGGAGGAGGTTGGTCATCTGACGGCATTACCCTGCCCGGTATGCTTGATCTCGAGTATGCTCCCAGTGGCAACAGCTGCTACGGGTTGAGCACTAGTGCCATGGTTAGCTGGATCAACGATTTTATCACCACTTACCATGCCGCTACAACTCAATATCCTCTCATCTACACTTCCACGAGCTGGTGGCAGTTGTGTACGGGAAACAGTGGCTCGTTTGGTAGCAAGTCGCCTCTTGTTGTCGCAAGATACGCCAGCTCCGTTGGCACTCTACCTAATGGCTGGAGCTATTATACTATCTGGCAAAACAGCGACTCGGCTCCTTGGGGTGGCGACTCTGATGTATTTAATGGAGACCTATCTCAGCTCCAGAAGATTGCTCGCGGAAGTTAG
- a CDS encoding uncharacterized protein (EggNog:ENOG41) has product MTTIATSRYAEAHANQKGPGDARPTALQIIKDEQREGNMTDRVVLITGCSSGLGVETARAMKATGATVFVTARNMDKAKEALGDILDGDRVHLLKLNLESFDSVRSCVEEFKSKSSTLNIIIENAGIRHVPLGRTSDGYERHWGTNHLSHFLLLELLRPTLLASSTSEFCSRAVIVSSTAHRNAPMDFGDLNWEKRKYDHAIAYGQSKLANVYTASESERRYGAQGLHAWSVHPGGIRTGLQSTGQFDIKDWIVVIKSGPIATLNTMMNAEQGASTSVWAAVSRDLEGQGGKYCERNRFSEPLKKGWKMIDPGHAEWAYDETAAARLYDLSLKEIGA; this is encoded by the coding sequence ATGACCACCATAGCAACGAGCCGTTACGCAGAGGCACACGCCAACCAGAAAGGACCCGGCGATGCCAGACCTACTGCTCTGCAAATCATCAAAGATGAGCAAAGAGAGGGGAACATGACGGACAGGGTTGTGCTCATTACCGGTTGTTCTTCAGGACTTGGAGTCGAGACAGCGAGAGCCATGAAAGCTACCGGCGCAACGGTTTTTGTCACTGCTCGCAATATggacaaggcaaaagaagcgCTTGGGGATATTCTCGATGGCGACCGTGTCCATCTCCTGAAGCTCAATCTCGAGTCCTTTGATAGCGTTCGATCTTGTGTCGAAGAGTTCAAGTCAAAGAGCAGCACTCTCAATATCATCATTGAGAACGCTGGTATTCGACACGTGCCACTGGGTAGGACTTCAGATGGCTATGAAAGGCACTGGGGCACGAATCATCTATCGCATTTTCTCCTGCTTGAGCTTCTGAGGCCGACTCTATTGGCATCATCAACTTCAGAATTTTGCTCTAGAGCCGTGATTGTCTCTTCTACTGCGCATAGGAATGCGCCCATGGACTTTGGAGACTTGAACTGGGAAAAGCGCAAATACGATCATGCCATTGCATACGGCCAGAGCAAGCTAGCCAATGTTTATACCGCTAGTGAGAGTGAAAGACGATACGGCGCCCAAGGCCTTCACGCATGGAGCGTGCACCCAGGCGGCATTCGAACAGGACTACAATCAACAGGTCAATTCGACATCAAAGATTGGATAGTAGTGATTAAATCTGGCCCTATTGCAACCTTGAACACGATGATGAATGCTGAACAAGGCGCCTCAACGTCGGTATGGGCCGCTGTTAGCAGAGATTtggaaggccaaggaggaaaGTACTGTGAGAGGAATCGGTTCAGCGAGCCTCTAAAGAAAGGCTGGAAAATGATTGACCCAGGCCATGCCGAATGGGCGTACGATGAGACCGCAGCGGCAAGGTTGTACGATCTATCTTTGAAGGAGATAGGAGCATAA
- a CDS encoding uncharacterized protein (EggNog:ENOG41), which translates to MPPAAENGTSGGKKPIPLRSKFSRRFYEPILLEAALKETRPPVFSATQHEPNTMNDNADSAEQSFKCFVNRLAQVCDNIRGGNGATITSIAVLEEPEGIHYIVGANNRKLTELKNVEDYVKQLLKIFSKPIEQPTNTTLPVGREALWHILRFNKQRINYYLTGAVNHLEECIEDYDRRHVEIPLASDALRFRGQLSELKELLAFEKNGELNELHELQFFASCERVFLFIDDNQRLKLGDSISEQAREGRMDSSKPWLELRHFLGRLHSYHIAVKTMLRARRFWDRLWDDIKVTVIPSATAIPHPLNKKRPNASEIIGRMTSAEELLETYRSRAARLQELHLDEKILAECNSASHTHTVHAEILVLDYVLRYLRDTEDAHFYSSWQYIGTCKPVCRLCNYYFMAHPSRVQVRESSNNLYPHWRVPDVFDDSTMTETEKHLQAVIVRTRADALRSLMSQTLQGRKYDSNSFSDMPPPFASLRTGTGTPSMSDITSRVSNLKIITEEDDRSVVGEREDEEEEKIDAVFRGRRSVLSRR; encoded by the exons ATGCCACCTGCTGCTGAAA ATGGTACATCCGGTGGCAAAAAGCCAATCCCATTACGATCCAAGTTCTCTCGTCGATTTTATGAGCCTATCCTCTTAGAAGCAGCTTTGAAGGAGACTCGACCACCAGTCTTTTCAGCCACTCAGCATGAACCCAACACTATGAATGATAATGCCGACAGTGCAGAGCAGTCTTTCAAATGCTTCGTTAACAGGCTGGCCCAAGTCTGCGATAATATACGCGGTGGTAATGGTGCCACTATTACTAGCATTGCTGTGCTGGAAGAACCTGAAGGCATCCATTACATCGTCGGAGCGAATAACCGAAAGCTAACGGAATTGAAGAACGTTGAAGATTATGTAAAGCAGCTACTGAAGATTTTTTCAAAGCCTATCGAGCAGCCCACAAACACCACCTTGCCAGTaggaagagaagctttgTGGCACATTTTAAGGTTCAACAAACAACGAATCAATTATTACCTTACAGGCGCTGTGAATCATTTAGAAGAATGTATCGAAGACTATGATAGAAGACATGTTGAAATCCCTCTAG CATCAGACGCATTGAGGTTTAGAGGACAGCTCTCTGAGTTGAAAGAATTGCTTGCGTTCGAAAAGAATGGTGAGCTAAACGAGCTCCACGAGTTACAAT TCTTTGCTTCATGCGAAAGGGTGTTTTTATTCATCGACGATAATCAACGCCTGAAACTTGGAGACTCGATTTCAGAACAAGCCAGAGAAGGCAGAATGGATAGCTCTAAGCCGTGGCTTGAACTTCGTCACTTTCTCGGACGTTTGCATTCGTACCACATCGCTGTCAAAACGATGCTTCGTGCGCGTCGATTTTGGGACCGATTATGGGATGATATCAAGGTAACAGTAATCCCTTCGGCCACGGCTATTCCTCATCCCCTCAACAAAAAGAGACCGAATGCGAGCGAAATCATTGGAAGGATGACGTCTGCCGAAGAATTGCTGGAAACATACCGCAGCCGGGCAGCCAGACTACAGGAGCTCCACCTCGACGAAAAGATCTTGGCAGAATGCAATAGCGCTTCTCACACGCACACGGTACATGCGGAAATTCTTGTACTTGACTATGTGCTACGTTATCTGCGGGACACTGAGGATGCCCATTTCTACAGCAGCTGGCAATATATTGGTACCTGCAAGCCAGTATGTCGCCTTTGCAACTACTATTTTATGGCACACCCAAGTAGAGTCCAGGTTCGCGAGTCGTCCAACAATCTCTACCCTCATTGGCGTGTCCCAGACGTCTTTGACGATAGCACAATGACCGAGACGGAAAAGCACCTACAAGCGGTCATTGTTAGGACCAGGGCAGATGCATTACGATCGCTCATGTCTCAGACATTGCAAGGTAGGAAGTATGATTCGAATTCATTCTCGGATATGCCGCCTCCTTTTGCGTCTCTCAgaactggaactggaacACCGTCAATGAGCGACATAACTTCCAGAGTCTCAAACCTCAAAATTATCACAGAAGAGGACGACCGAAGTGTAGTcggagaaagagaagatgaagaagaggagaagataGACGCTGTATTCAGGGGTCGCAGGTCTGTACTGTCTCGTCGTTAA
- a CDS encoding uncharacterized protein (TransMembrane:1 (i20-41o)) → MMLFWLVRNGQEIEMAKDRLLSATTITITSTVTVTVTVAIGEECLAGPTDPTSSSSSAATADPAAAAAAIAGAPDPAATASAMILRRLPLLNMLPGALPCWTMEAVETESRPLATWSSIWPMPKGLKCWA, encoded by the coding sequence ATGATGTTGTTCTGGCTTGTCCGAAATGGACAGGAGATTGAGATGGCAAAAGACCGTCTTCTCTCCGcaaccaccatcaccatcacctcCACTGTCACTGTCACTGTCACTGTCGCCATTGGCGAAGAGTGCCTTGCAGGCCCCACGGACCcgacctcctcctcctcctctgccgccaccgccgaTCCGgcagccgccgctgctgccattgccggtGCCCCTGACCCTGCAGCTACCGCCTCTGCCATGATCCTTCGCCGCCTCCCCCTCCTCAATATGCTGCCTGGGGCTTTACCCTGTTGGACGATGGAAGCCGTGGAGACAGAGAGCCGCCCCCTGGCCACGTGGTCAAGCATTTGGCCAATGCCCAAGGGGCTGAAGTGTTGGGCGTAA
- a CDS encoding uncharacterized protein (EggNog:ENOG41) has product MVKPYACDRCSESFAKRHQLNRHIRKHEKPEKCPKCDYAAQYAKGVTRHVWVHHSKWAEETNYPSIQVTCKICKTVLQRPDYGPRHMKEVHGGKKRQRGPKG; this is encoded by the exons ATGGTCAAGCCATACGCGTGCGATAGATGTTCGGAGTCTTTTGCAAAGCGACATCAGCTCAA TCGTCACATCAGAAAGCACGAGAAGCCTGAGAAATGTCCTAAATGCGATTACGCCGCTCAATATGCCAAAGGCGTTACAAGACATGTCTGGGTGCATCACTCAAAATGGGCTGAAGAAACAAACTATCCGTCCATCCAAGTGACGTGCAAGATTTGCAAAACCGTACTGCAGAGACCAGACTATGGCCCTCGGCACATGAAGGAGGTCCACGGAggcaagaagaggcagagaggtCCAAAGGGATAG
- a CDS encoding uncharacterized protein (EggNog:ENOG41) yields the protein MAHVVALPTFKQPGDVSASQARAIAEQWVKDFESALQSNSKGQLERLFVKDAWMRDLLSFSWDFRCIQNRDNIVSYFQENHNADISGIHLQENGAFQPTLQAPCPGIQWIQSMFDFESRHGRGKGTIRLVVDGEDGNEWKCYLMHFRLKELKGHEEKVGIRRPGSYDASEYNWQQRRERQKEFLDEEPTVLIVGAGQSGLIIGARLQQLGIPSLIIERLGRVGDTWRNRYKTLSTHDPVHYCHMPYIPFPSHWPMFTPKDKLADWLEAYASLMELNVWCSTELQSSSFDEATKSWSVAVKRADGSIRDLKPKHVILATGTSGEASIPHFDGIENFKGTVYHASKHKDASAHSDLSNKRVVVVGAGNSSHDICQNFYNTGAGSVTMLQRGGTYVLSAKKGLFMIFTGTYEEGGPPTEECDVMGQSMPLPINLAFCTLLTQAIKNVEKDTQEGLAKAGFQLDYGEGGGGLFRKYLTLGGGYYIDVGCSQLIIDGKVKVKSNPGGNQVIHSRWTSPCRRI from the exons ATGGCTCACGTTGTCGCATTACCTACTTTCAAGCAGCCAGGAGACGTTTCGGCATCGCAGGCTAGGGCTATTGCAGAGCAATGGGTGAAAGACTTCGAGAGTGCTCTTCAAAGTAATAGTAAAGGTCAGCTCGAAAGACTATTCGTCAAAGATGCCTGGATGCGCGATTTGCTCTCCTTTAGCTGGGACTTTCGCTGTATCCAGAATCGAGATAACATCGTCAGCTACTTCCAAGAAAACCACAATGCCGACATCAGCGGCATCCATCTTCAAGAGAATGGCGCTTTCCAGCCTACTTTGCAAGCCCCGTGCCCGGGAATACAATGGATTCAGAGCATGTTCGATTTCGAATCACGCCATGGCCGTGGAAAGGGCACGATCCGATTAGTTGTGGATGGTGAGGATGGCAATGAGTGGAAATGCTACTTGATGCATTTTAGACTCAAAGAACTAAAAGGGCATGAAGAAAAGGTTGGAATAAGACGCCCTGGAAGTTATGATGCATCGGAATACAACTggcagcagcgacgagagaggcagaaggaGTTTCTGGATGAAGAGCCGACTGTTCTCATCGTTGGCGCTGGTCAATCTGGTCTTATTATTGGTGCCAGACTTCAGCAGCTAGGCATTCCGTCGTTGATCATTGAGAGACTGGGCCGCGTTGGTGATACCTGGCGCAATCGTTACAAA ACACTCTCGACACATGATCCCGTTCATTACTGCCATATGCCATACATTCCTTTCCCTTCACATTGGCCCATGTTCACGCCCAAGGATAAACTCGCTGATTGGCTGGAGGCCTATGCCAGCTTGATGGAGCTGAACGTTTGGTGCAGCACTGAGCTCCAGAGTTCATCGTTTGATGAGGCAACGAAATCTTGGTCAGTTGCTGTTAAGCGGGCGGATGGTTCAATCCGTGACCTGAAACCAAAGCATGTTATCCTTGCGACAGGAACTTCAGGCGAAGCTTCTATTCCGCACTTCGACGGCATTGAGAACTTCAAAGGGACTGTGTACCATGCCAGCAAGCACAAAGATGCTTCAGCGCATTCCGATCTCTCAAATAAGCGTGTGGTGGTCGTCGGCGCTGGGAATTCGTCTCACGATATTTGCCAGAACTTCTATAACACCGGTGCCGGATCGGTCACTATGCTTCAACGTGGCGGCACATATGTTTTGTCTGCGAAAAAGGGCCTCTTCATGATATTCACAGGGACGTATGAAGAAGGCGGGCCACCAACTGAAGAATGCGATGTTATGGGTCAAAGCATGCCACTTCCCATCAATCTTGCATTTTGCACTCTCCTCACACAAGCCATAAAAAATGTGGAAAAGGATACTCAGGAGGGACTAGCCAAGGCCGGGTTCCAGCTTGATTACGGAgaaggtggcggcggcctcttcCGCAAATACCTTACTCTTGGAGGTGGCTATTACATCGATGTCGGATGCAGCCAGTTGATTATAGACGGAAAGGTCAAAGTGAAGTCGAATCCGGGGGGGAATCAAGTCATTCACTCCAGATGGACTTCTCCTTGCAGACGGATCTGA